In Sphingobacterium sp. PCS056, the following proteins share a genomic window:
- a CDS encoding LysM peptidoglycan-binding domain-containing protein, with translation MNHNKVTAGTFSTTAVPDSVGVEKIDGQEYVLFKIEKGDNYYQLSKRYKTSVGKLTELNGNKTLAVGQIVKIPTGRMFYVTPSNPKNNNKGTQKELIDYKVGDQETLYAISRKFDVTVEEIKRANNLRSNNISGGQILKIPSNGTFIIPQKPDTILITPDTTNVEEPTITANKYGIREKTERGIGVWIDGLNESGTSNLALHKTAAIGTVLKITNPMTRSVTYAKVVGKFNENADTHNAIVVLSKSAAAYIGALDKRFQVEITYGVPLED, from the coding sequence ATGAATCATAACAAAGTGACAGCGGGCACATTTTCTACAACTGCTGTACCTGATTCAGTAGGAGTCGAAAAAATTGATGGTCAGGAATATGTTCTTTTCAAAATTGAAAAGGGCGACAACTATTATCAATTGAGTAAGCGGTATAAAACAAGTGTTGGCAAATTAACAGAGTTAAATGGAAATAAAACATTGGCTGTCGGACAGATTGTTAAAATCCCTACCGGAAGAATGTTTTATGTAACACCAAGTAATCCGAAGAATAACAATAAAGGAACTCAAAAAGAACTCATCGATTATAAAGTCGGTGACCAAGAAACACTTTATGCGATCTCCCGTAAATTTGATGTAACAGTTGAAGAAATCAAAAGAGCGAATAATTTGCGTTCTAATAATATCAGTGGCGGCCAGATTTTAAAAATCCCAAGTAATGGTACTTTTATTATTCCACAAAAACCAGATACCATTTTAATTACTCCAGATACCACCAATGTAGAAGAACCGACCATTACAGCCAATAAATATGGTATTCGTGAAAAAACAGAACGTGGGATCGGTGTTTGGATTGATGGACTGAACGAAAGCGGCACCAGCAATTTGGCTCTTCATAAAACAGCGGCTATCGGTACCGTCTTAAAAATCACGAACCCCATGACCAGAAGTGTCACTTATGCTAAAGTCGTTGGGAAATTTAATGAAAATGCAGATACGCACAATGCAATAGTTGTTTTATCAAAATCTGCAGCAGCCTATATTGGCGCATTAGATAAACGCTTTCAAGTCGAAATTACTTACGGAGTTCCCTTAGAGGACTAG
- a CDS encoding uridine kinase has protein sequence MNKKPYVIGIAGSSGSGKTFFLNCFLKHFSPEEVTLISQDDYYIPANTKTQEENKLYNFDLPTSIDRDAFYKDISDLFEGKTIYKEEYTFNNPAIKPKMLEIKPAPILIIEGLFIYHYTEVNQLIDHRIFLDANQEIALERRLRRDLIERGYFEDDVLYKWVNHVLPSYNEYLLPYKNTCDQVIINNTDDPAPIWKITDDICQELKDKIYK, from the coding sequence ATGAATAAAAAACCATATGTCATAGGAATCGCAGGTAGCAGCGGTTCTGGTAAAACATTTTTTCTAAACTGTTTTTTAAAACACTTTAGTCCTGAAGAAGTAACGCTCATCTCACAAGATGACTATTACATTCCTGCTAATACAAAAACTCAGGAGGAAAATAAATTGTACAATTTTGATCTTCCAACTTCGATCGATCGCGATGCTTTTTACAAAGATATTAGTGATCTTTTTGAAGGCAAAACAATTTATAAAGAAGAATATACGTTCAACAATCCGGCAATAAAGCCTAAGATGTTGGAAATAAAACCAGCACCGATTCTAATCATTGAAGGTCTGTTTATCTATCACTATACAGAGGTAAATCAGTTAATCGATCATCGTATATTTTTGGATGCAAATCAAGAAATCGCTTTGGAACGCAGGTTGCGTCGTGATCTGATCGAACGCGGCTATTTTGAAGATGATGTGCTATATAAGTGGGTCAATCACGTGTTACCATCTTATAATGAATATTTATTGCCTTACAAAAATACCTGTGATCAGGTCATTATCAATAATACGGATGATCCAGCACCAATTTGGAAGATCACGGATGATATCTGTCAGGAACTTAAAGATAAAATATATAAATAA
- the purH gene encoding bifunctional phosphoribosylaminoimidazolecarboxamide formyltransferase/IMP cyclohydrolase yields MSHSVKIKNALVSVYYKDNLAPLIQLLNKYGVTFYSTGGTEAFIKDLGIDVVPVEDLTSYPSILGGRVKTLHPKVFGGILARRPLESDQQQLAQYEIPEIDLVIVDLYPFEETVASGASEEDIIEKIDIGGISLIRAAAKNFNDVVILSSKNDYTALEEMLANQEGTTTLEQRKEFAKLAFNTSSHYDTAIFNYFNKENTLDVFKQSEQKAQVLRYGENPHQKGVFYGDLEAMFTKLNGKELSYNNLVDVDAAVAIIDEFTEPTFAILKHTNACGVASRPTIKQAWVDALACDPVSAFGGVLITNGEVDAETATEINNLFFEVLIAPAYSEEAIAILTAKKNRIILVRKEVKLPTQQFKTLLNGVIQQDKDNTVEGPEEMTAVTRVVPTAAQLEDLFFANKIVKHTKSNTIVFAKNGTLITSGVGQTSRVDSLKQAIEKANAFGFDLKGCSMASDAFFPFPDCVEIAAEAGIAAVLQPGGSIKDQLSIDMCNEKGLAMVTTGVRHFKH; encoded by the coding sequence ATGAGCCATTCTGTAAAGATTAAAAATGCTTTAGTGTCTGTATATTATAAAGACAACTTAGCACCATTAATTCAATTATTAAACAAATACGGTGTTACCTTCTATTCTACAGGTGGCACAGAAGCTTTCATCAAAGATCTAGGTATTGATGTAGTTCCTGTAGAAGACTTAACGAGCTATCCTTCTATTTTAGGAGGTCGTGTTAAAACATTACACCCAAAAGTATTTGGTGGTATATTAGCAAGAAGACCTTTGGAAAGTGATCAACAGCAATTAGCACAATACGAAATTCCAGAAATTGATTTAGTCATTGTTGATTTATATCCATTTGAAGAAACAGTCGCTTCTGGAGCTTCAGAGGAAGATATCATCGAAAAAATTGATATCGGAGGTATTTCATTGATCCGTGCTGCAGCCAAAAACTTTAATGATGTCGTTATTTTATCCTCAAAAAATGACTATACGGCATTAGAAGAAATGCTAGCCAATCAAGAAGGAACAACAACTTTGGAACAACGTAAAGAATTTGCTAAGCTGGCTTTCAATACTTCTTCTCACTACGACACTGCTATTTTCAATTACTTCAATAAAGAAAATACACTTGATGTCTTCAAACAATCTGAACAAAAAGCTCAAGTATTGCGTTACGGCGAAAACCCTCATCAAAAAGGTGTTTTCTATGGTGATTTAGAGGCTATGTTCACCAAATTGAACGGGAAAGAATTATCGTATAACAATTTAGTAGATGTTGATGCAGCAGTAGCAATTATTGATGAATTTACAGAACCAACATTTGCAATTTTAAAACATACAAATGCATGTGGAGTAGCTTCACGTCCAACAATCAAACAAGCATGGGTTGATGCTTTAGCGTGTGATCCAGTTTCTGCATTTGGTGGTGTACTGATTACAAATGGTGAGGTCGATGCTGAAACTGCTACTGAAATCAATAATTTGTTTTTTGAAGTGCTCATCGCTCCTGCTTACTCTGAAGAAGCAATTGCAATTCTTACAGCAAAGAAAAACCGCATTATTTTAGTACGCAAAGAAGTGAAATTACCTACACAACAATTCAAAACATTGTTGAACGGGGTTATCCAACAGGATAAGGACAATACGGTTGAAGGACCTGAGGAGATGACTGCAGTTACTCGCGTAGTACCAACAGCAGCTCAATTAGAAGACTTATTTTTCGCAAACAAAATTGTAAAACATACGAAATCAAATACAATTGTATTTGCTAAAAATGGCACATTAATTACTTCTGGTGTAGGCCAGACATCAAGAGTAGACTCTTTGAAACAAGCTATTGAAAAAGCAAATGCTTTTGGGTTTGACTTGAAAGGTTGTTCAATGGCTTCTGATGCTTTCTTCCCTTTCCCTGACTGTGTTGAAATTGCAGCTGAGGCGGGTATCGCAGCAGTGCTTCAACCAGGAGGATCGATCAAAGATCAGTTATCTATTGATATGTGCAATGAAAAAGGGTTAGCGATGGTCACCACAGGTGTGCGCCATTTCAAACACTAA
- a CDS encoding DUF1697 domain-containing protein translates to MYIAILRGINVSGRNLIKMEALRHAFESLGFKQISTYIQSGNVIFHSDITDETTLENIIRNMILQDFGYDIPCIVVHADQLEQIIDQNPLTAQIDKDVAFFHVTLLAEKPKSNDMTSLREKKQLDEEIFLVDRAVYLYCPYGYGKTKLTNNLIESKLKVSATTRNWRTLHELLKMASQTVL, encoded by the coding sequence ATGTACATTGCAATTTTAAGAGGGATCAATGTAAGTGGCCGAAATCTCATCAAAATGGAGGCTTTGCGACATGCTTTTGAATCATTAGGTTTTAAACAAATCTCTACCTATATCCAAAGTGGAAATGTGATATTTCACTCTGATATCACAGATGAAACTACTTTGGAAAATATAATCAGAAATATGATCTTACAGGATTTCGGTTATGATATTCCGTGTATAGTTGTTCACGCAGATCAATTAGAACAGATTATCGACCAAAATCCGCTCACTGCCCAGATCGATAAAGATGTGGCTTTTTTTCATGTAACCTTACTAGCTGAAAAACCAAAATCAAATGATATGACTAGTCTAAGGGAAAAGAAACAACTTGATGAAGAAATCTTTTTGGTTGATAGAGCGGTTTATCTATACTGCCCATATGGGTACGGGAAGACCAAATTAACGAACAACCTAATCGAATCAAAACTAAAAGTATCTGCTACGACAAGAAATTGGAGAACACTCCATGAACTACTTAAAATGGCATCACAAACAGTTCTTTAA
- the fabV gene encoding enoyl-ACP reductase FabV translates to MIIQPRTRGFICLTSHPEGTAQNIKNQIEYVKSKGEIANGPKKVLVIGASTGFGIASRISAAFGSGAATIGVFFEKPAAEGKPGTAGWYNTAAFEKEAQEAGLYAKSINGDAFSDEIKKQTIELIKQDLGQVDLVIYSLASPRRTHPKTGVAHASVLKPIDVPFTNKTVDFHTGVVSDITINPIDNQEEIANTVAVMGGEDWKFWMEDLKEAGVLAEGAKTVAYSYIGPELTFPIYRNGTIGRAKDDLEGTVPAINALLKDINGVSYVSVNKALVTQSSSAIPVVPLYISLLYKVMKEKGIHEGTIEQMQRLFAERLYTADGQVQLDEKGRIRVDDLEMRADVQAEVAALWEQACTENLSEISDIQGYRDEFFNLFGFNFDGIDYNADTNELVNIPSI, encoded by the coding sequence ATGATTATACAACCAAGAACTAGAGGTTTTATTTGTTTAACCTCGCATCCAGAAGGAACTGCGCAAAACATTAAAAACCAGATTGAATACGTAAAATCCAAAGGCGAAATTGCCAATGGCCCTAAGAAAGTATTGGTCATTGGTGCATCTACGGGATTTGGTATTGCATCTCGTATTTCGGCAGCATTCGGTTCTGGAGCAGCAACAATTGGCGTATTTTTTGAAAAACCTGCAGCAGAGGGTAAACCTGGTACAGCTGGTTGGTACAATACCGCTGCTTTTGAAAAAGAAGCACAAGAGGCTGGTCTTTATGCAAAAAGTATCAATGGCGATGCTTTTTCTGACGAAATTAAAAAACAAACGATCGAATTAATTAAACAAGACTTAGGTCAAGTTGATTTAGTGATTTACAGTTTAGCTTCTCCACGAAGAACACATCCCAAAACCGGCGTAGCACATGCTTCCGTTTTGAAACCAATTGATGTTCCTTTTACAAATAAAACAGTCGATTTTCACACTGGTGTAGTTTCAGATATTACGATCAATCCAATTGATAATCAAGAAGAGATTGCAAATACGGTAGCAGTGATGGGTGGTGAAGATTGGAAATTCTGGATGGAAGATTTAAAAGAAGCTGGCGTTTTAGCAGAAGGTGCTAAGACTGTTGCTTATTCTTATATAGGCCCTGAGCTTACATTTCCCATTTATCGTAATGGTACAATAGGGCGTGCTAAAGACGATCTAGAAGGAACTGTCCCAGCGATCAATGCATTATTGAAAGATATCAACGGAGTCTCTTATGTATCTGTTAATAAAGCTTTGGTGACACAATCGAGTTCAGCGATCCCTGTTGTTCCTTTATATATTTCATTGTTATATAAAGTGATGAAAGAAAAAGGTATTCACGAAGGAACAATCGAGCAGATGCAACGTTTATTTGCCGAACGTCTTTATACGGCTGATGGTCAAGTTCAATTGGACGAAAAAGGCCGCATCCGTGTTGACGATTTAGAAATGAGAGCAGATGTACAAGCTGAGGTAGCTGCACTTTGGGAACAAGCATGTACAGAAAATTTATCTGAAATTTCAGACATACAAGGTTACCGTGACGAATTCTTTAACCTATTCGGTTTTAATTTTGATGGTATCGATTATAATGCTGATACCAATGAACTGGTGAATATTCCAAGTATCTAA
- a CDS encoding multidrug resistance efflux transporter family protein — MLLTNKSKALSLGILASLFFASTFVLNRIMAVSGGGWQWSAALRFVWMLPLLLLIVMIRGNFKQLLLEMKTNLGQWVLWSTIGFGLFYALLTFGASYGPSWLVAGTFEFTIIAGMFIGPLIEKRGQRQPFSKATLFFSCIIFLGIIIMQISEAKSTSWPTLLGGAIPVLIAAIAYPLGNRKMMGITKGRLDTYQRILGMTLASMPFWIILMVYGYQEHGLPDQDQLFQTLLVAVFSGVIATLLFFKGTELVQHDHKGLAAVEATQAMEVIFTLVGEIMILSSPFPNNLATLGIFLVVVGMYLHSKNN; from the coding sequence ATGCTCCTTACAAATAAATCAAAAGCACTTTCACTCGGTATATTAGCCTCCTTATTTTTTGCAAGCACATTTGTACTTAACCGTATCATGGCTGTTTCTGGGGGTGGATGGCAGTGGTCAGCAGCCTTACGCTTTGTATGGATGCTGCCTCTATTATTACTCATCGTTATGATACGGGGAAATTTTAAGCAATTACTGTTAGAGATGAAAACTAATCTAGGACAATGGGTGCTTTGGAGTACAATTGGATTTGGACTCTTTTATGCTCTATTGACATTTGGTGCCAGTTATGGGCCTTCGTGGTTAGTTGCAGGTACATTTGAGTTTACCATCATTGCAGGTATGTTTATTGGTCCTCTAATCGAAAAAAGAGGTCAGCGACAGCCCTTTTCAAAAGCTACTTTATTTTTTTCTTGCATTATTTTCTTGGGTATAATAATCATGCAAATTTCTGAAGCAAAATCTACTTCTTGGCCAACCCTATTAGGAGGTGCTATCCCTGTTTTAATCGCTGCGATTGCCTATCCACTCGGTAACCGAAAAATGATGGGCATCACAAAAGGGCGTTTGGATACTTATCAACGTATTCTGGGCATGACCCTTGCGAGCATGCCTTTCTGGATCATCCTGATGGTATATGGCTATCAAGAACATGGACTTCCAGATCAAGACCAGCTCTTCCAAACTCTGCTCGTGGCTGTATTTTCGGGCGTTATCGCCACATTGCTCTTCTTTAAAGGGACAGAACTGGTACAACATGATCATAAAGGACTTGCTGCTGTAGAGGCTACCCAAGCCATGGAAGTGATCTTTACACTAGTTGGTGAAATCATGATTTTAAGCAGTCCTTTCCCTAACAACCTAGCTACTTTGGGTATTTTCTTAGTGGTAGTAGGTATGTATCTGCATAGTAAAAACAATTAA
- a CDS encoding ABC transporter ATP-binding protein — protein MTISLLFKKITPFAKPYKNLIFYTLLLTLVGSFAAQINAFILKYTVDSISDLMVAKEPLSKGMHLIGVISGVLLVKEIVYSFIQFGQKFYGEKLRIFIARDFSQRIVEKILTYKMAFYTSEENESGKLQTRIDSGISSLTRLVQNFFIDILPLFANAIVALVCMFMANLYVGLVGLAVIPIYFYISQTQAGKLSGFRRQMRKYRESKNNRIINLIDSILVIKSFVREPEEADRHEKIQYEMTENQMQTRKTSFIFDSLKNFIEQIAVVAIIVLTAFLVLDNQITIGAIMFHIMLFSNVSAPIRQLHRIYDEVNDALIYSESFFEILESDDLIEGSGTLRPDQIKGHIVIEDVSFEYPNGTHALRDISFEIKPNQITALVGLSGAGKSTVINLLDKFYEPTAGRILLDSVDLKNYDTNFLRKNIGMVLQRNHIFKGSIFENIEYGKIGSTREEIIQAAKDAYIHEQIMELPQGYDSGAHLLSGGQQQRIAIARLFLKNPPIIFLDEPTANLDAIATEQIKNSLDAIKKDRTVIIVSHSISQIIDSNEIVVMEKGRVVEKGIHEDLYDQRGTYYKIFSAMANSLNLDKISKTLNH, from the coding sequence ATGACGATATCACTACTGTTTAAAAAAATAACACCTTTTGCCAAGCCCTATAAAAATCTTATTTTTTATACTTTACTTTTAACCTTAGTCGGCTCTTTTGCTGCACAGATCAATGCCTTTATTTTGAAGTATACGGTTGATTCGATTAGTGATTTGATGGTGGCAAAAGAACCTTTATCTAAGGGAATGCATTTGATAGGAGTTATTTCGGGAGTACTTTTGGTCAAAGAGATTGTCTATTCTTTTATCCAATTTGGTCAAAAGTTCTATGGTGAGAAACTACGTATATTTATTGCCCGTGATTTTTCACAGCGCATTGTCGAAAAAATCTTGACATATAAGATGGCCTTTTACACGTCAGAAGAAAATGAAAGTGGCAAATTGCAAACACGGATCGACTCGGGTATCAGCTCACTGACGCGATTAGTCCAAAATTTCTTTATCGATATCTTGCCACTGTTTGCCAATGCGATTGTAGCCCTCGTCTGTATGTTTATGGCAAACCTATATGTGGGACTAGTAGGCTTGGCAGTCATCCCCATTTATTTTTATATCAGTCAGACACAAGCTGGAAAATTAAGTGGATTTAGACGTCAAATGCGGAAGTATAGAGAATCGAAAAATAATAGGATCATCAATTTGATTGACTCCATATTGGTCATTAAATCTTTTGTTCGCGAGCCTGAAGAGGCCGATCGCCATGAAAAGATCCAGTATGAGATGACCGAAAATCAGATGCAAACAAGGAAAACGAGTTTCATTTTTGATAGCTTAAAGAACTTTATTGAACAAATAGCGGTCGTTGCCATCATTGTGTTAACCGCTTTTTTGGTCTTGGACAACCAGATTACCATCGGTGCAATCATGTTTCATATTATGCTATTTTCCAATGTCTCGGCACCAATCCGCCAATTGCATCGTATTTATGATGAGGTCAACGATGCTTTAATCTATTCAGAATCTTTTTTCGAAATACTGGAATCTGACGACCTGATCGAAGGGAGTGGAACTTTAAGACCTGATCAAATTAAAGGTCACATAGTGATTGAAGATGTATCATTTGAGTACCCCAATGGCACTCATGCACTCCGAGATATCTCCTTTGAAATAAAACCCAATCAGATCACAGCACTAGTGGGACTGAGCGGCGCCGGAAAAAGCACAGTGATCAATCTGCTCGACAAATTTTATGAACCTACAGCAGGGAGGATACTATTGGATAGCGTGGATCTTAAAAACTATGATACCAATTTTTTGCGAAAAAATATTGGTATGGTATTGCAGCGCAACCATATTTTTAAAGGATCGATTTTCGAAAATATCGAATATGGAAAAATAGGGAGTACAAGGGAAGAAATCATACAGGCGGCCAAGGACGCTTATATCCATGAACAGATTATGGAATTACCACAAGGATATGACTCCGGTGCTCATCTCTTATCTGGCGGTCAACAACAACGTATTGCCATTGCCCGACTATTTTTAAAAAATCCGCCAATTATTTTCTTGGATGAGCCAACGGCTAATTTAGATGCAATCGCTACTGAGCAAATAAAAAATAGCTTAGATGCAATCAAGAAAGACCGTACGGTTATTATTGTCTCGCATAGTATCTCCCAGATTATTGATTCCAATGAAATTGTGGTTATGGAAAAAGGCCGGGTAGTAGAAAAAGGTATCCACGAAGATCTTTACGATCAACGAGGCACTTATTACAAAATATTTTCGGCTATGGCCAATAGCCTCAATTTAGATAAAATAAGTAAGACCCTCAATCATTAA